The Mercurialis annua linkage group LG2, ddMerAnnu1.2, whole genome shotgun sequence genome contains a region encoding:
- the LOC126669483 gene encoding uncharacterized protein LOC126669483, producing MGSKSRSDNPHTGDGASPGKIFIGGLAKDTTYATFNKHFGKYGEITDSVIMKDRYTGQPRGFGFITYADPSVVDKVIEDTHIINGKQVEIKRTIPKGSGQSKDFKTKKIFVGGIPSAVTEDELENFFSKYGKVVEHQIIRDHETNRSRGFGFVIFDNEDTVDEMLTNGNMIDMAGTQVEIKKAEPKKASNPPPAPSYGSNSRSRSYNDSYGGFGGSYGGFEGGFGSGPYRTPGGLGGRLSGYGYGNGGGDIGGGYGNFGGGSLGGYRGEPSLGYSGRFGPYGGGGFGGGYGGSGIGGYGRGGEGYGSYGGAGYGGAGGYESGPGAGYGGAGGMYGRGGYSGTSRYHPYSR from the exons ATGGGTTCAAAATCCAGAAGCGATAATCCTCATACCGGCGACGGTGCCAGCCCTGG GAAGATTTTTATTGGAGGATTAGCTAAAGACACCACGTATG CTACGTTTAATAAGCATTTTGGTAAGTATGGAGAAATTACTGATTCAGTAATTATGAAGGATCGGTACACTGGCCAGCCTAGAGGATTTGGTTTTATTACTTATGCTGATCCTTCAGTTGTAGATAAAGTTATCGAGGATACTCATATTATCAATGGGAAACag GTTGAGATTAAGAGGACAATACCTAAAGGTTCTGGGCAATCGAAAGATTTCAAGACTAAGAAAATATTTGTTGGTGGAATTCCATCTGCTGTCACTGAAG ATGAACTTGAGAACTTCTTTTCAAAGTATGGGAAAGTGGTGGAACACCAGATCATACGTGATCATGAAACCAACCGTTCACGaggatttggttttgttatttttgacaATGAAGATACTGTAGATGAAATGTTAACCAATGGAAATATGATTGATATGGCTGGTACTCAG GTGGAGATCAAGAAAGCTGAACCAAAGAAAGCCTCCAACCCACCACCTGCTCCTTCATACGGTAGTAACTCTAGGAGTCGTTCTTACAATGACAGCTATGGTGGATTTGGAGGTTCTTATGGGGGGTTTGAGGGAGGTTTTGGATCCGGTCCTTATAGGACTCCTGGGGGTCTGGGTGGTAGACTTAGTGGATATGGCTATGGTAATGGTGGTGGGGATATTGGTGGGGGCTATGGAAATTTTGGAGGGGGTAGCTTAGGAGGTTACCGAGGTGAACCTTCCCTTGGTTATTCTGGTCGTTTTGGACCTTATGGCGGCGGTGGGTTTGGTGGAGGTTACGGTGGCAGTGGTATAGGAGGTTATGGTAGGGGAGGTGAGGGTTATGGAAGTTATGGAGGTGCGGGATATGGTGGTGCTGGGGGTTATGAATCTGGTCCAGGTGCCGGTTATGGAGGAGCAGGTGGTATGTATGGAAGGGGAGGCTATAGTGGCACTAGTCGATACCATCCCTATTCAAGATAG
- the LOC126670508 gene encoding ER membrane protein complex subunit 8/9 homolog, translating to MGEVKYEISQNAYIKLVLHAIKHKSTSVNGVLLGRSNQNDVVEIVESVPLFHNPHLGLLPPLEIALIMIEDHYGSQGLGIVGYFHANERFDDSELGNVSKNIGDHIFRYFPQAAILLLDNKKLETLPKGNQSPVLQLYARDASKNWKLAGSDGGSKLILKEPAANIVLSDFISSKKWQDVVDFDDHLDDITKDWLNPDLFK from the exons ATGGGAGAGGTGAAATACGAGATATCACAGAACGCTTACATAAAGCTAGTACTCCACGCAATCAAGCACAAGTCAACATCAGTTAATGGCGTTTTACTGGGTCGATctaatcaaaacgacgtcgtGGAGATCGTCGAATCCGTTCCTCTTTTTCATAATCCCCACTTAGGTCTTCTCCCTCCTCTCGAGATCGCCTTAATCATG ATAGAGGACCATTATGGAAGTCAAGGACTGGGTATAGTAGGGTATTTCCATGCAAATGAGAGGTTTGATGACAGTGAGCTTGGTAATGTTTCTAAGAATATTGGGGATCACATTTTTCGCTATTTCCCTCAAGCTGCTATTCTCTTG TTAGATAATAAGAAGCTGGAAACATTACCAAAGGGGAATCAAagccctgttttgcag CTTTATGCAAGGGATGCATCAAAGAACTGGAAGCTAGCTGGATCAGATGGAGGTAGCAAGTTGATTCTGAAGGAGCCAGCAGCAAATATTGTCTTGTCGGATTTTATTTCTTCCAAAAAATGGCAGGATGTTGTGGATTTTGATGATCACCTTGACGACATTACTAA GGATTGGCTGAATCCCGATCTCTTCAAGTAG
- the LOC126669806 gene encoding oligopeptide transporter 1, whose translation MASSKGDSGPQSRFPDKNQSHIETKVVDDEEVNDSPIEQVRLTVPITDDPTQPVLTFRTWLLGVISCVLLAFVNQFFSYRTNQLVVTAVSAQIVVLPLGKMMAAILPEKEVKFPFTKWSFSLNPGPFNVKEHTLITIFANCGYNGVYAVHILTAVKAFYKRPLNPLAAMILVQTTQLLGYGWAGMFRKILVDSPFMWWPQNLVQVSLFRALHEKEKRPRNGLSRIQFFTMVFIGSFAYYIIPGYLFPSISAFSFVCWIWTDSVFAQQLGSGLNGLGIGSFGLDWSTVSSFLLSPLAVPFFAIANTMAGFIIFLYILVPIAYWTNAFNATKYPIISSHTFDFDGRPYNISRILNEKNFDINLTEYNDYSKLYLSVLFAFAYGLSFASLMATLSHVALFDGKNIWKMWMKTKGAIQDQFTDVHTRLMKKNYEQVPEWWFLSIAIISLGLSLLAVEGFNKALQLPWWGLILACAISFFFTLPIGIIQATTNVQMGLNVITELIIGYMYPGKPLANVAFKTYGYISMTQALMFVQDFKLGHYMKIPPKAMFFVQLAGTIIASSVCFGTAWWLLTNVENICIPDMLPEGSPWTCPGDDVFYNASIIWGVIGPMRMFGKLGVYTKMNWFFLIGLVAPVPAWLLARKYPNNKFIKNIHVPVLIQSISGMPPAKAVHYWTWGVVGTFFNYYIYNRSKGWWAKHNYILSAGLDAGVGFMGIIIFFALQNYNIYGPDWWGLQSSDHCPLAKCPTYPGVVAEGCPVVQ comes from the exons TGGTAGATGATGAAGAAGTGAACGACAGTCCAATAGAGCAAGTAAGGCTGACAGTTCCGATCACCGATGATCCAACGCAACCCGTATTAACATTCCGAACATGGTTGCTCGGGGTGATATCGTGTGTTCTTCTAGCATTCGTGAACCAATTCTTCTCATACCGAACCAATCAGCTCGTTGTCACGGCAGTTTCAGCACAAATTGTGGTTCTTCCGCTAGGAAAGATGATGGCTGCAATTCTACCAGAAAAAGAAGTGAAATTTCCGTTCACGAAATGGTCGTTTTCGTTGAATCCGGGGCCGTTTAATGTGAAAGAACATACGTTGATTACTATATTTGCAAACTGTGGATATAACGGTGTTTATGCTGTTCATATTCTTACTGCTGTCAAGGCCTTTTATAAGAGGCCTCTGAATCCTCTTGCTGCTATGATACTCGTGCAAACTACTCAG TTGCTTGGTTATGGATGGGCTGGAATGTTCAGAAAAATCCTGGTTGATTCCCCGTTCATGTGGTGGCCTCAAAACCTGGTGCAAGTTTCTCTATTCAG AGCATTACATGAAAAAGAAAAGCGACCAAGAAACGGACTGAGTCGAATCCAATTCTTCACAATGGTATTCATCGGAAGTTTCGCTTACTACATTATCCCTGGTTACCTTTTCCCTTCCATTTCCGCCTTTTCCTTCGTCTGCTGGATATGGACAGACTCTGTCTTCGCTCAGCAGCTCGGTTCGGGGTTAAACGGCCTCGGAATCGGCTCCTTCGGCCTCGACTGGTCCACCGTTAGTAGCTTCTTGCTCAGTCCTTTAGCCGTACCGTTCTTCGCCATTGCAAACACTATGGCCGGGTTTATAATCTTTTTGTACATTTTGGTCCCTATTGCTTACTGGACTAATGCTTTTAATGCCACGAAATACCCAATTATTTCGTCTCACACGTTCGATTTTGACGGTCGACCGTACAACATTTCGAGAATTCTGAACGAGAAAAATTTCGATATTAATTTGACGGAGTATAACGATTACAGCAAGCTTTATCTGAGTGTTCTGTTTGCGTTTGCGTATGGATTAAGTTTTGCTTCTCTCATGGCTACTCTTTCTCATGTTGCTCTCTTTGATGGAAA GAATATATGGAAAATGTGGATGAAGACAAAGGGAGCAATCCAAGACCAGTTTACAGATGTTCATACAAGACTTATGAAGAAGAACTATGAACAAGTTCCAGAGTGGTGGTTTTTGTCTATTGCCATTATATCCTTGGGTTTATCCCTTCTTGCAGTTGAAGGTTTTAATAAAGCATTGCAGCTTCCATGGTGGGGACTTATTCTTGCTTGTGCTATTTCATTTTTCTTCACTCTACCCATCGGAATTATTCAGGCCACCACCAATGTG CAAATGGGGCTAAATGTGATAACAGAGTTGATAATTGGATATATGTATCCTGGTAAACCTCTTGCAAATGTGGCTTTTAAGACCTATGGATACATTAGCATGACTCAAGCACTCATGTTTGTTCAAGACTTCAAATTAGGCCACTACATGAAAATCCCACCTAAAGCCATGTTCTTTGTTCAG TTAGCTGGAACAATAATAGCTTCATCAGTCTGCTTCGGAACAGCATGGTGGCTTCTAACAAATGTCGAAAACATCTGTATTCCCGACATGTTACCCGAAGGTAGTCCATGGACATGTCCCGGGGACGACGTTTTCTACAACGCATCAATCATATGGGGAGTCATCGGCCCTATGAGAATGTTTGGAAAACTAGGTGTCTACACAAAGATGAACTGGTTCTTCTTGATAGGATTAGTAGCCCCAGTTCCGGCCTGGCTACTTGCGCGAAAATATCCGAATAACAAATTTATCAAGAACATTCACGTGCCGGTTCTGATACAGTCGATCTCAGGTATGCCGCCCGCGAAAGCTGTGCATTATTGGACTTGGGGAGTTGTCGGAACTTTTttcaattactatatttataacAGAAGCAAGGGGTGGTGGGCTAAGCATAACTATATTCTGTCGGCTGGTCTTGATGCTGGCGTTGGATTTATGggcattattattttctttgctCTGCAAAACTATAACATTTATGGTCCCGATTGGTGGGGTTTGCAGAGCAGCGATCATTGTCCGTTGGCTAAATGTCCGACTTATCCCGGGGTTGTCGCCGAGGGATGTCCGGTTGTTCAGTGA